In the genome of Mucisphaera calidilacus, one region contains:
- a CDS encoding ZIP family metal transporter, which yields MEPTVPIETVVTAVVAGILASLACGLGVLPLCIPRLNLQRHIGIGYALAGGLMFSASVYNLIYEGLKINQIDLYAFQNVWPVVLGILAGALFLSIADTLVHNHTDNAHASGQPTLLSHWGGRTGILVFIAMTVHSIPEGVAVGTGFALQDHPHYNAEGVGTFIAIAIAIHNIPEGLAVAIPLRSAGVSLARCFAAAVITSLPQPIAAIPAVMLAWFFEPLMPALMGFAAGAMIFLVIVELIPEALQTESPKRIAWSFVAGFCAMILIQVLL from the coding sequence ATGGAACCAACCGTTCCCATCGAAACCGTCGTCACCGCTGTCGTCGCGGGAATACTCGCAAGCCTCGCCTGCGGCCTGGGCGTGCTTCCCTTGTGTATCCCCCGACTCAACCTCCAGCGGCACATCGGCATCGGCTACGCCCTCGCCGGCGGACTGATGTTCTCAGCCAGCGTCTACAACCTCATCTACGAGGGACTGAAGATCAACCAGATCGACCTCTACGCCTTCCAGAACGTCTGGCCGGTCGTCCTCGGCATCCTCGCCGGCGCACTGTTCCTCAGCATCGCCGACACACTGGTACACAACCACACCGACAACGCGCACGCCTCAGGCCAACCCACACTCCTCAGCCACTGGGGCGGCAGAACCGGCATCCTCGTCTTCATCGCCATGACCGTCCACTCCATCCCCGAAGGCGTCGCCGTCGGAACCGGCTTCGCGCTTCAGGACCACCCCCACTACAACGCAGAAGGCGTCGGAACCTTCATCGCCATCGCCATCGCCATCCACAACATCCCCGAAGGACTCGCCGTCGCGATCCCCCTCCGAAGCGCAGGCGTCTCCCTCGCACGCTGCTTCGCCGCCGCCGTCATCACCAGCCTGCCCCAACCCATCGCCGCCATCCCCGCCGTCATGCTCGCATGGTTCTTCGAACCCCTCATGCCCGCCCTCATGGGATTCGCCGCCGGCGCCATGATCTTCCTCGTCATCGTCGAACTCATCCCCGAAGCACTCCAGACCGAAAGCCCCAAACGCATCGCCTGGTCCTTCGTCGCAGGCTTCTGCGCCATGATCCTCATCCAGGTCCTCCTCTAG
- a CDS encoding ankyrin repeat domain-containing protein, with protein MISPISVTILALLFAIMTGDVSRSDTPAKSNINDSPASMYSFQKTGDRLCSDKLAGMMVQSIFQNNILKLSEILHDRKLAIFRLNEFGYSPVHLAAIRPTESIEMIELLCSNGYDINAVDYLGMTPLHHSVIRDKLREVEAMLSIGAMHQFYNWRSLDTVMHIAIRNESVEMVRLLIAHGVDMENDGDVRRLDDRYQSPLDLAISLNNREVLHVVALQLGKTASGQRELGHALRDDDVSTTVKDILKQYQE; from the coding sequence ATGATATCACCGATTAGCGTCACTATACTTGCCCTGCTGTTCGCAATTATGACTGGAGATGTTAGCCGCAGCGACACACCAGCCAAGAGTAATATTAATGACTCCCCAGCATCCATGTACTCATTCCAGAAGACGGGCGACCGGTTGTGTAGCGACAAGCTGGCCGGCATGATGGTACAGAGCATATTCCAGAATAATATACTGAAATTATCTGAAATTTTGCATGACCGCAAGCTGGCTATATTTCGCCTAAACGAATTTGGATATTCCCCAGTGCATCTAGCTGCTATTAGGCCAACGGAAAGCATTGAGATGATTGAACTCCTATGTAGCAATGGATATGATATCAATGCTGTAGATTACCTTGGGATGACCCCTTTACATCATAGTGTTATTAGAGATAAGCTGCGCGAAGTGGAAGCCATGCTGTCTATTGGTGCGATGCATCAGTTTTATAACTGGCGGAGTCTGGATACTGTAATGCATATCGCCATTAGGAACGAAAGCGTAGAGATGGTGCGATTATTGATCGCACATGGTGTCGACATGGAGAATGATGGGGATGTACGTCGTTTGGATGACAGATATCAATCTCCGCTTGATCTTGCCATAAGTCTGAATAACAGAGAAGTACTTCATGTTGTTGCGTTGCAATTAGGTAAAACTGCATCGGGTCAAAGAGAACTAGGCCATGCATTACGCGATGATGATGTGTCAACTACCGTCAAGGATATCTTGAAGCAGTATCAAGAGTGA